CggtttaatgaatattttaatcaCTAACTATTCTCACCTTTTCCTTTCTTCTGAGAACCTGGTGTCAGTTTCACTTTGtgtctgcaaaacacaaataagcCATTTAGTCCCAGGAAACTTCACTTTgtgtcttacacacacacacaacaaacgtaaaaaaaagtacacatacTTGTAGTTGGACAGGGCTGTGTACGGAGCACAGACCGgcacagcaaacagcagcacgTCTTCCACATGAGGCTGTCCTGTTAGAGAGGTGAGCAGATTCTCTGCTTCCTGAGGCAACACAAAGGAAAACCAAAATCAGGTGACTTATCACAGAGGGAATGATGATTTTTACATTAACGTTTTACGTTAAGGACCCACCTCTGCTCCCGGGTTGTCCTGGTCCACATCGTCCTCCtgagagaggggacaacattgattaaaaatttaaaacatatgtaaatatgcatGTTATAAATGAGAGCATGGAGTAGAATCCGATTCTATGTATCAAAATGGACAGAGTGATGGAGAgataatttttaagtttttctatGCAGGTAATTTTGTCAACATAACTAGACAAATGATACATTTCAGACGTTGCTGTTGGACCATTGTTGCGTCACGTACCTTGTCCTCCTGCCCAGCAGGACCTCccgcctctcctctctcctcatcaccctcctctcctcctgtctgctCTGGTTTCTTCACTGCAGCCTCTGCGTTTCGAGTTTTCGGGGGTTGTTTCTGAGGGGCTGGCTTCTTGACAGGTTCATCTTTGCCCTTCCCCTTCTTCCCTTTCTTTCCCTTATCCTTCTCCTCCTTGGCAGAGCCAGCTGACTGCAGAGGAAAAGCGGTTATGCTGttatttattgtgttagtctCGAGGACTCACACACAACAGCGGTTTAGACCTGAACTGCTGTTACTAAAACAATTGCAGATTTTTTGAGTGCCTCATTTACGTGACATTGTCAACAAGCCTGTTCTTCACT
This sequence is a window from Plectropomus leopardus isolate mb unplaced genomic scaffold, YSFRI_Pleo_2.0 unplaced_scaffold25260, whole genome shotgun sequence. Protein-coding genes within it:
- the LOC121966616 gene encoding nuclear export mediator factor Nemf, translated to SAGSAKEEKDKGKKGKKGKGKDEPVKKPAPQKQPPKTRNAEAAVKKPEQTGGEEGDEERGEAGGPAGQEDKEDDVDQDNPGAEEAENLLTSLTGQPHVEDVLLFAVPVCAPYTALSNYKHKVKLTPGSQKKGKAARTAVLSFMKARDASTREKDLFRSVK